The Magnolia sinica isolate HGM2019 chromosome 11, MsV1, whole genome shotgun sequence DNA window TCGCAGCGACTGCCCCCTGTTGCGTAAACAGACTTGCGGAGGGCGTTTCACCGTCAGCAAAGCCCTATTAAAAGGGAATTGGCGTGGGGAGGAAATGAGCTTTTTGACCAGGGAGTTGGAGGCAGTGGAGGAGTTCTCGTTTTGGCTTTGACGAAGGAAGAGAAgcggagagagaaagggagcagGGACGTGGCTGCTGGCACGTAACGGGAGGTGTTTTGCTGCTGCAACATGAGCACAGGTTTGTTTGGCTGCTGGGATTGACAAGGCTACCGGCTGGAACGTGGAATTTGGCATGATCTTGCCGGCACGTGAGCTCGGTTTTGGAGATGAGCATGTGGAGGAAGTATTAGAAGGCTTGGGCTAGACCTGGACctggttgttttcctttttcttttctccttcttctgttgttgatttttaatttagcccatatcatgtgtggctaaacctcttagctagggctaagaggtgaggcctgtagcgagatgggagaacctactttatgcctttaatttaaaatttctaaattgaatttgatatagttgattattaaaggaatatttttcttagtcttttatggtctgttgtgactgaaattacaatgggtttgcaatgactttgagtatttctttcccctttttaagtttatgaagtcaggaacccctgttgttcatcattgctccatgggcatggtaggatgacagtacccttcctgatcctcatacattgttgattggttggtaattagtttaatcttgttgtttgctttgtctcctgggcatggttagatgatggaatccattctaattcatatacctttcatctcttgaaaactatatcaaaggaagtctagttgatttccatgatttgcgaagcaggcataagatctccctgatctctacaagtagatcctctgaatccctagtttccttcctctagattccttaagttttcgataattattctacaattattccttaaattctatttggtttagataacatcttagattagttctagttctacttggtttaagataacgtacaggtatcagtccctgtggattcgacctcggtcttaccgagtttattactacatcacaaccctatacttggggagtgaacatgttgcttcatgtaatgtggtccattttagcttgaAATCATATCATTTTgtggcttataccctaaaataatatgacaaaatggatggacaatatggacCGGTGTCAAGCTCTGGACATGTGGGTAGCACTCAATCCGCATTCGTAACCCTTACCAAAATATTAGAGtattctaaaactcaggtaggccatataaCATGAATTTAAACATTTTAGATACGTACTTTTTGGCGAGGCACACCTGACTATTAAATCATCTTGATTTTTTGGATCAAAGCTCAACACGAGGGAGTATACATGATTGATGATCAGGATCACATGCATGTTAAATCATTTCTCCCACATTGGTGAAAATAACCCAAGTACCTTGGGCAGGGTTCCCATATACAATCTGCATCACCAAAGAAGATATTGTCCAGCCACAAGCTTTTATTACATAGATGATTTCTTCTTTATTTCGAGTAGAAGACTTTCATATGGCTAATATTTCTTTGTGATTAATTAGAAGGTTCCATGTTACCATAgtccaaaaattagaaaattagacTTGATTTGATGTCTAGTCAAGTCAGATTGACTTGAACGAGTTTTAAATTGACTCGACTTGATATTACAACATATAATTGATGAATGTAAGTCtgcaataaatatttaaaattcatatataaatttattttattttttaaagcacaACTTCTACTTGTGTAATGCTAGCAATTGACTCTGTTCGAGTCACACCGAGTCAGCTAAGTTTCGGCTGATTTGTTGCCAAATACCCTGATTTTGCCCCACCGTTGATCACTTACTGGGAGCAACTATGTACGTCCATAGGTAGGCCACAACAGTGTCCCGAGTCATACAATTGGTTTCTCCACTAATTTTCGTGTTGCGTCTTGATTGATTAGTTGGATTCTGCTTGGGCCGATATGTACTATAATTGGCATTCTTGTGATCGGTTCAATGactattttcttttacttttcatgTTTCAGATTGGGCTCTCATTAATTAGTGGGTTGGTCATTTTTTATGAAATGTGTATCCAGTATAACTCAGCTTCCCAGCATGGAAGAAATCTTCCTTCCATTCGTGAGGTCTATCTCGCTTCCCTAATGAGTGAGAGGGGAGAGTCCCGATCGGATCCAAAGTTCCATTTAGACAATAAGCGAAAGGTCATAAATGAAATGTATTTTTACGGGTGAACACATTCCTTTTAAATTGGGTGGCACACTCCATAGGTTGAGAATTCAATCTCCCAAAGCCAACAGAGCAGCTGAGTCGCTCTACTAGCTTAGGGCCAGTCGAGTCAGGCAGATTGAaacaaaccgagtcaactcaattgAGTTGCATCCACTTTGGTCTATTTAGAAAAATGGTGCATCCTACTTAAGGATATTTTGGAGAAATTAAAATACATTTTTCCAAACGATGCTTGTGAAAGAGTAATTTTAAGTGTTGAATTTAAAGTATTAGTTGCTTTGCACTTCAACAATCCATCAATGTCCAACAATCGTCAAGTTAGAAAAAGCAGATTAGTGTATCTTTGATTTGTGATCTaaggggcccacaatttggacggtttaatttgaatttaactGCATGCCACATGGTGGGACTACTCAAGATTTGCTCCCACACGTGTgcaagggaaaacacatattaaCCGTGTGTCAAAGTGGCATACATGATCCACATGTCACCAGACGCTGGAAAGAAGACTTACCTCTTCCTGGAAAATCCGGCAGCTGGCCATGATGAATGCCTTTCCACCCAATCCGCTCGGCGGCCACCCACCACCTCTAAATAACCCCCTCTTTGGCGCTAACAAAATCATTTCACGCCATCTCGTCCACTTGTAGATGGCTGAAACTTTCCATCCCGCAGTTCGGACGATGGACTGAGGAGGATAACGGGATGGGCTCAATAACAGAGTAAAAGAAGGTGACAAATCTAAAGGGGGATTTCGCAATCCCTCCGCATCTTCACCGAAATCCGCTCGACGGATGCACAGGCAGTCTACCATCCATCGCCGTCCAAAGAAGATTATATTGGGATTGTGAGGAATTTTACAATACTATTCCTCTCAATCCTTCCAAATACTGGGGCCAAATACGCCCTTAGAGTAGTCCCAATATGCATATGGTCAAtatctttaaaccatccatttcttctgGCACATTTAATAAGCAGGCCAGCCTGGCATTTGTCCCCATGCATCTATTCGGTGGGACTCATTTAGTGACTTGGATTAGATGTTGCACGTGTGTGCGATGCTGCTACATTTAGGCAGGGTGCGAATTGGTTACTAGACCTATGTGGGGGCCActatgatctatatgttttatctgcacggtccatccattttgaaagatcattttaagtcaaatgcctgaaaaaagaagaagaagaagaagattgaatgcttaagtggaccacaccacaagaaacagtgggatagtggagattgaaaggttaccgttgaaaatttattggaagcacaaaacttttggatcaagctgatatttgtgcgaCCTTATTAAGAAGTTGGTGTGCCCCAGacagttttcaacggtaggaattcaatccccattgcatcctatggtgtggtccaattgagccttcagtctaccttatttttaggctcatgccctaaaaatatttgtaaaaatagatgaacggtgtggataaaacatatacatcgttGTGGCCCTACAAATCCTCTGACATGACCGTCCGTCTCTTCCTAGGTTCGCCTTTCGAGTGGGGTAATACCCGATCCAGGCCCTTGTCAGCGGGAACAGAAACAGATGCACACGGGCGAGTGCACCAAGCAAGAATGGCTATGATAGATTTAGATTGGACGGTCATGCTCGTCCAACCACTACTCTTTCGCTTTTGGCGTGTTCGAAGGGAAGGTGACAAAAGAGACCATTCAATCCCATCACCAGATAAAAGATATGTTTGCCACGTACGGTCAGGAGCgtctaggaagcggattggctggtgtacctcacaccagctgtatagctgctgtattggcgTAAGGAAGTTACGTGGGTCTGATgaagaggtatgtgttatatccaaaccgtccatccattttgtgagctcgtcttaagcttGAAACTAAAAAAAGACATATatgtaactatcaagtggaccacattgcaaaaaccagtgggggtattgaacgtctactattgaaacccattttaggataagttttggattaatataaaatttggTTTTCTCTCCATTAAGGCCTTTGTGGCCATATGGACAgaatagattgaaaatcaacgtGATGGGTGGGcgctatgaattttttaatggtgaaaatattatctccgctgctatttgtggtgtggtctacatgatctttgaatacgattcattttttgaataatgctctaaaatgattataaaaatagatggacggtgtacatATAACAAATACAAGGGCtcttaactttgatctccttcgaaCCGTTCGTActactcggagctcgaggagcgtccgtgctcgtcttcgcacgacacgtacttacagcagctatatagctggtgtgtggtgcaccagccaatacGCTTCCGTATATTTAGATATTATCGCGAGCGGATGCGGTGATGACCCCTTCCCACCCAAGACGGTACGgatcttaccgtggggcccaccttgatatatttattatatatctactccgtccatccgtctttccaaattaatttaagtaacgggaacaaaaaagaataagATGCAAATCcaaggtagaccataccataggaaacagttgtgattgaataccctaccattaaaaacctcctaaggcccaccgcaattttttcctaatgtttattttccatctaaacagTTGATAAGGTATTAAAAAACATGtataagggaaaaaataaatatcagcttgatccaaagataatgtgacccattaatggtcaataacgACTGTTTCCTATATTATAGTCCAGATAAGAATTATATGTACTTCGTTTTTggtatcatgcactaaaatgatctaaaaaaataaatggacggcatagatataaaataaatgaatcaaggtgggccctacggtaacgTCAACACCGTcatgggtgaggccggggctgcacctaatccgctctcggtATTATCTACTGtccggaagaaaaagaaaaatgaaaaagcgTAAAACGATGGGCACGAAATGTCTCTATTCGCCTCTCACATCCGAGACTCATTAGATATTATCAGAGGGAGTGGCACGTGACAAGCACGTGCAGAGAAGAAGGTAGGAAAAATCTGGAAGCGGTTTCTGCAGTGTGTGACATATCACCGACCTCATCAGGCTCCCTGGTCACCAAAATGGTATaaatgttatatccacaccgtccatccgtttttcgagattattttaaaacatgaaaaaaaaaataaggcagatccaaagctcatgtttTCCACACCAAaaattaataaggtcacacggacataaatgaagtgaaaacacaaatataaaaatcatgcaaaactaccgtggccctaataacttttcaatggtaaccgttcaatcccctgctttatgtggtgtggtccacttgaagtttttatctacctcatcccacaaaatgaatggacgatgcggatataacacatacatgccCACAGAATTTAGTGACGTCACGGAAAATGAGAGTGGATTATGTGAGACCCATGACTCACTCAAAACGGTGCACCCCTTACCGTCCGATTaccgtgggaccaccttgatgtatgaatcatgtatccattccgtccatccgttttttcagatcattttagagtattatcccaaaaataaactAGATCTAATTATCAGCTGGACCTACCATaataaacagtgatgattgactgtCCTACCATCAACAACTTCTTATGGCGGAAAATAATGTTTTAataacgtttatttaccatcaaatctgttggtaaggtcaaaaaatcctggattaagggaaaaaacaaatataagcttgatccaaatcttcgtggcccattaatggtcaatcaacacttttattatgttatggtccacatgataattggatctgcttaatttttgtacTAATACcacaaaatgatctgaaaaaacttatgcacggcgtggataaataATAAATGCAACAGAATGggacccacagtaagggccgcactgtcttgggtgaggcctaaTTCGCTCTCCCGGAAAATCCACGGTTTTAACATTGATGTATTCGTATTTACGGACGTTGGCTAATCTCACACGCCTTTATAACCCGTCGGTCCCACATACTACCATACCATCGCACGTGAAAATATGTACGGTGAACATAgagttcatcatgtgggccctctGATCAGAAATAGGTCTGTGCAATGATGAATCTCCGtgtacaaaacagatggacggctaggaaaACTTGTTTCTTCATCGGATATTGTGGATTATCTGATGATTTAAACCTAACGATTTTTACGTCAGAGAACAAAATATGTGGGGTCCACGCTATGGACCGATATGATCTCACACTTGTTCCTTGTGAGAAGTTATACGGGCTTGTACATGGGCTGGGCTGTACCCGCGTGTGGGATTAGGAACGAAACCACTTCAAAAACACATCGCTAACGTACGCCGTCCAATACCCACGGTTTTACGTTAGCATACACCTGATCCATGAGTTATTTACCTCTGTCGCGACTCTGGATTCAGTGTTTGTTGCGCCCACtggggaggtggggcccacatgctagtcCAAGATCAAAGCCGTCCATGTTTTGTCTCTATGATGTAAAGGCTATTCCGGATGATTTTGTCCATCACCATCTGTAGATGAATTTAAAACAAGTAGAAGAAAGTATACAATGGATCATATTCAATGATAAAAATCAAAGGATATGATCACAATTAAAGGTTTATTATCCACAAATTGATTAATTATCACATAAAAGataatatgaacggttcaaatatTCGCATATctaccatgtgggccccaatggCTGCAAAAACACGCAGTATTCCCAATCGCGACGGATAAAAAATGAACTCATACAATAATTCGAATCCTCATCCAAAAGACTACCCATCCAGTTCGTCCCGCAATACCAACTTCACGGTGGATATCTGTACCATCAACAAAAAGTCttgaatctagaccgttcatctaatAAATCCCATCATAGATGGCCCAAATTAGTAATAAAAAGCCAATCAGGTCACCTACCTTTCCAATTTGAACCGTaaagcctaaaatgatccaacggtccacattcaaagtataaactaaataaataaacgcTACGATCTTCCAAAAGTTGTATATTCTTAATTTAGAAACAGCCTAAGTCAGACCCATCgcatggacagtccagatttacCGACCGTATTACAGCCCCGTATACAGTTTCGAGTTGCAACAAACCAATCCCAGTTCATCGAGACGAACCGAAGTACTCCGTGATATATATCTTCATCCGTTCGTCTGATCTTTCTCCGAttaaaagaagaaggaaatatctctctctctgcaaAGATGATAACATCTCTTccttttccttcatcttcttcatcacttcTTATAGAAGCTTCCGAAATCTCTCGATCGAGAGCTGCTTCTACGATCTGCAATGCTCAGAGAAGCAACGCCTACATTCCAAAGCTCGAGCCTTTCAGCAGAAGCAAGATCGATCGAGGAGTCAAAGAGCCTTCCTTCCTTCAAAAATCAGAGACCGAGCTTGCCGGTATGATTTCCTTTTCCAGTTTTCTTTTGTAAATTTTCGACCTTTTCCGAACTTGAATCGGCGAAGATCTGCCATTCGCACAGGATTCTATGTAGTTGTTGAAATTGCGTGGTTGATTGCTGCTTTTCTTTGATTTATACGATCATGTTGTGGAAATCGATAGAGATCTGTTGATTTTATGAGGTTTTATGGTGTTTTTAATACAGACCATCGAAATCTGGTCATTTTCCTTGTGTCTGATTGTTCGATTTCTCTCTCCGAGTCGTCCTAGGTTCTCAAAGTCATCAGATTGTAAGATATCTCTCTCTTCTGGGAAAGGGTTTTTAAAATCTGTGATTTTTTTCTATGTATAACATGGCAATTAGAACAGATCACATctagctgagtcaactcaccatGTTCTGAGTGACAAAAAAACGTTGAACATTAGCCGGTTGGGGGTAGTGACAAATCATCTTGGCTTCAGGTGAAGGACACTTTCCTAAGGGTAAAGTTGTCATTTTCTGCATGTTTGATGAGGGGGCCATTATTTTAAGGGAAAAGGGTCTTTTCATCTGTCTCAAAGTTAGGGGGTGGTATTTTCTCTTCAGAGCATAGAAGGGCTTGTGCTAGCAAGATAGAGAAGATAAGAGGGGGTTTCTCTCAAGAGGAGAGTTTTCTCCATGGATTTCTTCTCATGTGTTGGAAAGGAAGTCTGAATTTTCCTAAGGGTAAAGTTGTCTTTTTCCGCATATTTGATGAGGGGCCATTATTTTCAGGGAAAAGGGTCCTTTCATCTGTCTCTCCAAGTTAGGGGATGGTATTTTCTCTTTAGAGCATGGAAGGGTGCTTGTGCTAGCAAGATGGAGAAGATAAGAGGGGTTTTCTCTCAAGATGAGAGTTTTCTCCATGGATTTCTTCTCATGTGTTGGAAAGAAATTCTGAATTTTCCTAAGGGTAAAGTTGTCATTTTCTGCATGTTTGATGAGGGGCCATTATTTTAAGGGAAAATGGCCTTTTCATTTGTCTCCAAGTTAGGGGATGGTATTTTCTCTTTAGAGCATAGAAGGGTTCTTGTGCTAGCAAGATGGAGAAGATAAGAGGGGGTTTCTCTCAAGATGAGAGTTTTCTCCATGAATTTCTTCTCATGTGTTGGAAAGAAAGTCTGAATTTTCCAGCTCGAAATATTGGATCTTAGATGCATCTCCCTCTGGAATATTACTTTTGGGTACGATCGGACAACTACCGATAttgtatatatagatatatactTGTAGAAACTCCCTATGTAGTTTTCTTTCTAGGGTGATCGATTCACATCTTTCCCCATAGCCCTGAGGCCGTGTCTCGACCTCCTATGTCCGAAATCTGAGGGACTACGGGATGGCGTAAAGTGAAGATTGGGAGGAGTAAAGTGAAGATTGGGAGGAGTGGAGCGAAATCTCCTCCGCTGGTGTGGTCTCCTCCTTCGAGGAGGTGGCAAAGCTTCTTGGCCTTTTTAAAGGATAGAATACCGTGGTTCACGGAACAGACTCTTTGATTTGGTGTGTCCACAGCTTTAGTCAGTTCTCAGTTAGATCCTTTTATTGTCTGATGCATGATATGGCTTGTAATCAGTCCTGGTATTATTGTTATTAGTAGCATGATGAGAAGAGGTGATAGATGTTTCTTGTATTTGAGCATTGCCTCCCATGTATCTTGTATTCTACTTAATTTGCTAGTGGAATGATTTCTAGCACTTCCCCATGGATGTAGTCACGATGTGATGAACTACATATCTTGTGTCCGATTCTCTACCTATTTATGTACATCGAAATCTATGGTGCTTCACACGAATGCCTATGCACATGGTCAGAGCGCTTTCTCGAGTGAGAGTTCAGTTCATATCCCAATTTGGTGATGGCGAGCTCCCAGGTCCCATTGCAACAATCGGGCTCATGGCACATAAACAATGTCAACTGGACTTTCTATGTTGGTCAATATTCATATAAGCTTGCAATGCACTGATCACAAGGAAAAGGAACCAAACATACACCCATGATCCACCATTGATGAAGGTCGAAGATGATTATGGTCGACTTGGATCTTCCTCCCTGTTCCCACACTTATCTGTAATGGGATTCTTGAATGCCTAATCCGAGTTGGGAACAAGACCCCTTTTATAGATGATGTGGTTGGGAGTTGGTTCTATCCATCATCACTAAACACTCTTATCCCTCATGCCTCCACACTTCTCACGATAAGGACAGAGTCCATTCGAATCTTAAATCCTACATACGAAcgcatcattgtgtggcccattgaacaCCTCTCTGAACGATCCAAGCTGTTCAAATCCCTTGTCCAGCCAAGAGTGTCATATGTGGCTCGCCTTCAAGGGAAAGGTCTTCTGGGAACAAACTGTAAGCAAACAGTAGCAGATGACTATATTTGCAAATGAAATATAAAGGCAAGAAGGTTGAACCCTACTACTATTACAAATATCTAATTGATAGGTGATGTAGGCGCAATCGAAGTTTAGTACTTAGGAGGAAGCGGAGGATGTTGAGTTGAAGTAGGAGACTCTTGTGACTAGTGCGGAAGAGGTTTCACAAGAAGGCCACTCTATCAATTACAATACCTAATTGCCTATTTAAGCCattctttttaaaaaagaagagcaTATTtaagccatatatatatatatatatatatatatatatagaccaaAGATTGAagtgttaggatcttccaattggaCTGTCAGATCAATATTCCAGTTCCCAAAACTGTTGGGCCTACATGTTAGGAATCCTGAACATGAGCAAGCTATATGTTTGCTGGGGCTCAAGACCCCCATAATTCTTCTATAGTGGATCTCTGTTGTTGCGGTTTTGCTcttctttttaagcctttgtcATTCAATTCCATCTTAGATTTACCATCTTTTACGAAAGAGCAGCATGCTCAGCATAGAGAAagatttgaaattgattatgttcttttattcttttagtaTATAACATTCTCTTTGTTCATGTTGTTTCAGATTACTGTTCAACACTTGAAGGCGATGATTCCTACAGCTGCTGGAAAGCCTACTTCGAACTGAAAGATCTCGAAGTAAGTTCTTTTGACTGCAATGCATCGCGCATGTCTAATAACACATTTGAAACTTCTCTGGTTTAGCTTCTAACCATTCTTCTTTATTTGTTCAACCTTAGAGGGAATCTTCCAAAGATGAGATAGAGAACCTGATCAGGCAATCCGGCGGAGTGAAATCTCTGATCGGTTGTTTACACGGCATCTCGGCATTCCGGAAAATGAGAAACAAAGATCTCGAAAACCATAAGCCATCAAACATGGAGAAGCAAAGCGAAAGGCCTTTCCCTATACCTGATGGACTCCCAAAATCCCAAgaagagattgaagaagaagagaaaggaagaatgCCGGACTCCCCTTTCACCAGGCTCCTCAGAAGCAAGGGAAAACATCCCGCCTGGTATTCTCCAGCCCCCGACCATGAAACTGACTGATAGATCTTGTTTTCAATATCACTGTCGAGTTCTTGTAGATACGTCAGTGTGTTTTATGTTTTGATTCCGTCTTGTGTTATTTAAGCATGCACATATGTAGAAACAGCTGAAGCTCTCTCTGTTAATATATGAGGTTTTCCTTTGCTCTACATTACTAAGGTTGTCTATTTTCTTTCTCATGAATCCGTTGCAGATGCAGTGCATGATCCAAACCTCTCTACTCTTAcatcttcctcttcctcctcGACCTAAACCTCTGTAATCTGAACATCAAGATAGATGGTTGCTAAGGACTAGAATGTCATATTTTTAGGATAAACATATGTATAAAaagtttgggttgggtcaggttggctAAAATGACATTTAAGCCCAACCTGAAAATTGTTCGGGCCATGCATTATGAGATTCAAGACCCATGGAAAAAGCTAGTAGGTCTAGGCCTGGCTCAAAGTCGGCTTGTTCTTGTTTGGTCGTCCCACGCCTACAAACAACTGTGCAGGATGAATTCTGCATGCCTTGCTGAGGCGGGCCATTCCAGTGCTTTGCGTGAGCAAAGTACATGTTTTAGCCAGAAATAATAATGAGAAAGATCAGCCTTACTCGAGTAAGCAAAACCTTGAATTCAGAAAATTATTCTTAAATACATGagatgaaaagaaaaggagaaatttaaaattttattattcaatAATGTCTCGTACTTTTTCATTACATCATTTGTAAAGAAAAAACAAAGTCTTAATTTGTAATTATC harbors:
- the LOC131218617 gene encoding CCG-binding protein 1 translates to MITSLPFPSSSSSLLIEASEISRSRAASTICNAQRSNAYIPKLEPFSRSKIDRGVKEPSFLQKSETELADYCSTLEGDDSYSCWKAYFELKDLERESSKDEIENLIRQSGGVKSLIGCLHGISAFRKMRNKDLENHKPSNMEKQSERPFPIPDGLPKSQEEIEEEEKGRMPDSPFTRLLRSKGKHPAWYSPAPDHETD